A region of Hoplias malabaricus isolate fHopMal1 chromosome 12, fHopMal1.hap1, whole genome shotgun sequence DNA encodes the following proteins:
- the dap1b gene encoding death-associated protein-like 1 homolog isoform X1, protein MFDNTLKSFACNWAFQSMYTVKAGGKRVVKKSSEDTAIQEKEGKRPDKPRLLTVYSRMQQIGILISGPLGKLGHDFPETPVSGRHHRVRPSVEKPHARRLFFIQQPRKC, encoded by the exons ATGTTTGACAACACCCTGAAGAGTTTTGCATGTAATTGGGCCTTTCAGAGCATGTATacag TGAAGGCAGGAGGAAAAAGGGTGGTTAAGAAAAGCAGTGAGGATACTGCAATCCAAGAGAAAGAAGGCAAGAGACCAGACAAACCCAG ATTGCTGACGGTCTATTCCCGGATGCAGCAGATTGGAATTCTAATTTCAGGTCCACTGGGAAAG CTGGGCCATGATTTCCCTGAGACTCCTGTTTCTGGGCGTCACCACAGGGTCAGACCCAGTGTAGAGAAACCGCACGCACGGCGGCTCTTCTTCATTCAGCAGCCCCGCAAGTGTTGA